TTACATAAGCACTTCGTGTACCACCTGACTTGAAACAAGTTTATAAATAACTCTTAAGTTTGTAGTTTATCTAGTGTCATCTACCAACTGGAGATTCTTTGCATAGACTGGGCTTAGTTAACAGACCACTCTCTTTAACTGTGAAATTAACTGACTGATATAAAATGTCATCCTGATATAAAATGTCATCCCGTAAGATTAAGTAGTTTTTTAGAAACGACTGAAACTTGGTTTTACATTAATGAAATGCGGATGTCTCGTAGTGGTAGTACAAACCTGCCACTTTGCCTGTTACACCAAGACAAGAAACTAACtacaactttttgttttgttttctctctctctctctctttttttttgtggttgggggtgggggcagccagtAGAAATAGATATGATTGTAGGAAAAGACCGGGAAGGTTTCTTTACCAATGGTTTGACTCTTGGCGCAAAGAAGTGCTCAGTGATCAGAGATAGCCTATACGTGGACGGTGACTGCACAATGGACATCCGGACAAAGAGTCAAGGTGGGGAGCCAACGTACAACGTGGCCGTGGGCAGAGCTGGTAGAGGTGAGTACAGCACGCTTTTGGTTAATCGTTGCAAGTCACATTACAACTTATTAAGCAGTTTCTTTAACATTTTGAATAAAGTGTTAGTCCATAATGGCTATTAAGGTGGTTTTTGTGAACTGCCCAGCACTGAAGGAGGCACTGCTTTAGATTCACTTACTCTACAGCCGCTGCATATACAGCCTCACCTCTGACATCCTGACTTAATGCTGAAATAGAATATTAATAGCAGCTCTTCAGTTCCAACTTTAGTAAACTGAAAATCTAAATTTGTCTCTtctgtatgtataactgaaccactttacacttgaaattaacactgttaatcaactatactttaaaataaaaagttaaataaaatcacTTTGTCTCCTCAACTGCTATTCAGATTGTTAAATCATTCAAATTGGTTATTTTAGTCCCTCTGGGTTTTTGACTTTTgaatgtcttccttttctttcttgctcaCATTTTAGTCATTCACTATTcagcataaaaaatgaaaaattaatactgGCTTCCATTTCTATTAGAAACATtgctggagaagagagaaataattAGAATGAGGGTTTTGGAGTAAGTTTTGcacttcttaaatattttcaaagactaTATGTGcctgatttatttgaaaaataggaaactatatttcatttatatactgATCCAGAACTTCTTGTGTTTCCTGACTATCATCAACATTGCAGAAATTCTTACTGTACTAAATAAGTCTCACTTTTttgaaagaaactttaaaagttGAGATTTATTATGACATCTAATTGGTttacaaatacatttaaatgtgTTAACCtgtgaaaatgttttgtaaataaagaagGCTGGTATAGCCTAATAGAGCAGATTTGGCCCATCTAATGTTAAGACCAAATCTACCATGTGAAGAAACTTGAAGCCACTGTTAGCTGCAGTGGGCCTACCAGCTGGAGTGCCTAAAGGTTCCTCCTGTTCTGCTGTGCATTGCTACGTATGAGTATTTCTCTGTAGGAAAATTAGATGGCTGTGAAATAGGAGATAAATCTCAAAAAGTAGCTGAGCtcagataaatatattaaaaagaagcaTCAACCGTGTGACATAAAAACCGGAATGTTTTTGCGCCACACTGCACTACTGACATCTAGTGGCAGTAAATATAAAAtctgatatatacatacacatattttgaGGATAGACCTTTGAACTGCATCATAGAAAAACCTGTTGTtggaaataagtttattttagGGTTTTAtactcaattaaaaacaaagctaacACAGTGAGGATATCAGTAAGCACAGACCTTCAGAACTTGTCATTTGCGCTCTTCTGAATGGCActgaaaatgctatttaaaattcaGTCTTGGTTTTTCTCTGGAAGTAATTAATACACATTTAGCCTCACTGGTAAGACTTAACAGTTTGTACTTAATCAAGCAGTTAAATTAGGGAAGAATTTTAtaagtatgttttttaaaatttatttttgggggaccAGTCTAATGTGTATTTGTCATGCTAATCAGAAGGTTTTTGTTCTCTATATAAGATAGATGTCCATAAAaggaatgccatttgcagcaacatgaatggacctagagattatactaagtaaagtaataaaagacagagaaagataaatcacctatatgtggaatcttaaaaaaaaagatacaaaggcATTTGTTCGTAAAACAGAAACATTCAcacacttagaaaacaaacttacggttaccaaaggggaaaagttggGGAAGAGGAATAAATTATGAGTTTGAGAGTAAcaaatacacactgctgctgctgctacgtcgcttcagtcgtgtccgattctgcgtgaccccatagacggcagcccaccaggctcccccgtccctgggagtctccaggcaagaacactggagtggattgccatttccttctccaatgcatgaaagtgaaaagtaaaagtgaagtcactcagtcgtgtctgactcttagtgaccccatggactgcagcctaccaggctcctccgtccatgggattttccaggcaagagtactggagtggggtgccattgccttctccacaaatacacactactatatataaagtaaataaggacctacacagggaactctactcaataacctaaatgggaaaaaatctgaaaaagaataaacacatgtatatgtataaccaatcactttgctatatacctgaagctaacacaacatttgTAAAtcactatactccaatattaaaaaaagataatcacaCTCTTTTCCCCCTAGCTAGTGTAAAGATATTGTTATAGAGCACTGCAGCTGCACTGATTGGACTTCCAAGATGCAGTTAATAGTCAAAATGTTTTCAGCATATTACTAGTTTGAAAGTTCTTTTTGGAGACCTGGCTGACTTCAGTGCTTCGTTGTTCATGAAAAACTGACTTAATGTTAACTTATTAATCGGGGTTCTGTCTGCTAAAACTTATATGACTCTCTTGATTAACACTTCTTTTGaaacacttttcttctttctctttcagtcttGGTCTTTGTAATGGGAAAAGAAGGGGTCCATGGAGGCGGATTGAATAAGAAGGCATACTCAATGGCAAAATACTTGAGAGACTCTGGGTTCTAGCTGCTAGGCAGACTGTTAAGTATTAGGGGAAAATTGCTCTTAAACTTTCCTAGCTGTAAGCTTGAGTCTTAATTCTGGAAATTTTATTAGCAATGCAGGGTGATGGGgtatgaacctgtgtctcctttgtaTCCCTCTGTTGGTGGGGAAAGGTGTCTTTCTTTCTGCCCCCCCCCTTAAATAATTCTgttcacttttgttttgtttccttgtgtACTCCAGCATTGGTTATAGTCATGGGAAAGGAAGGTGTCCACGGAGGCACACTTAACAAGAAAGCATATGAACTCGCTTTATACCTGAGGAGGTCTGATGTGTAAGCAGCCTCTCCCCATCTTCCTAGCAACTGTCTTCATCATCACCCCAATTATGGTCACAGAGCTACCAGATTATAGATGGTAGCTAATTTTTCTTTGCCTATTTTCTAATGTCACAATTCCTGTTTGCCCAGTGGATCATTTGTATGTTAACCACTGTATGTAACCAACCTTATCTGGCAACATAATTGCAGCACAATAATGATTTGCATGATACCTTgaaatttggggggagggggcatgcCAAGTTGGGCATCACTTTGTCTTAGCAATTAATGGGATATTGATTACTAAAATAAGTTAATATTAAGCAAGGTGCCGGTTGTACAATCTCTAATTTGATCAATGTCTTTCAGCACTTTGAGCATTTACTTAGCTCATCTAGTCTTCCTTTCATAGCGCATGGTTGGGAGGAAAAAGTGCATGCATCTTTCCTTCACTCCTCttttcccaccccctccctttgCACATAGGTATTTGGTTTGCTTCCATCTTCTTTTATGCAGTGCCTGGTTTATTTAACCAATTAATATCACTTTTGTTGATGAGCTATTGAGAGCTGCAGTAGTTTGCTTTTAGTATTGTTGTTGCACTTGAGTAGAGACAAACCTTTTATCATAGTGTCCACAGGACATATGACAAGTGCAACTGCAAAACAAGAGCAAAA
The DNA window shown above is from Bos indicus isolate NIAB-ARS_2022 breed Sahiwal x Tharparkar chromosome 1, NIAB-ARS_B.indTharparkar_mat_pri_1.0, whole genome shotgun sequence and carries:
- the PFN2 gene encoding profilin-2 isoform X1; the encoded protein is MAGWQSYVDNLMCDGCCQEAAIVGYCDAKYVWAATAGGVFQSITPVEIDMIVGKDREGFFTNGLTLGAKKCSVIRDSLYVDGDCTMDIRTKSQGGEPTYNVAVGRAGRVLVFVMGKEGVHGGGLNKKAYSMAKYLRDSGF
- the PFN2 gene encoding profilin-2 isoform X2, whose protein sequence is MAGWQSYVDNLMCDGCCQEAAIVGYCDAKYVWAATAGGVFQSITPVEIDMIVGKDREGFFTNGLTLGAKKCSVIRDSLYVDGDCTMDIRTKSQGGEPTYNVAVGRAGRALVIVMGKEGVHGGTLNKKAYELALYLRRSDV